ATGTACCAGGAggctgtgatgaagtcatttCATTGAGACGAGAAGCTGCTGGTACAGGTCGAAAGTAAGTTGAAGAAATTGTCGCGGTCGTCAAAGAGCTGGACACGGTTCCCAATGAGCTAAAACCAACAGCATTTAGTCCACAATAGCATAACGAAGTGTAATTCTAGGTTATTCACGAACGGCAGTCTTGGGAGTGCTGTGATCATTCCCCGTGTCCCGTCATCATTACATGATAATTGTCGGCAGGCATCGGCTTGAGCAGTCGTCTCGTGCATCAGGTATCTCACGTTTTGTTGAGATCTGAAACATTCCTCGTTTAGTCGACGTCGATCATTCGGCATTGTTCCACCCATTCGTTCGGAGGGAGCTGCAATTAAGGCCAGCAGTTAGTCGAATGAGGACGGGAACAGAAACAAAGGTCGCCAAGGACATCAAAGGGGCATGGCACCAGGCGCTCGAGTTTGTTATCCAAAAGGACATTCATATATTGGCCGAGGCGATGCAGCGCAAATGGTTCAGACTCGAGACCAAATTTTGTAGAGATGAAATATATGTGTGGATCCCCGTTCCCGAACACCCCGAAATGAAGCACATACCCATCGCGGCCTTCGTTCCGACTCCACCCATCTGTCGGTGATACATGCGTATATGGCTCGCCGAGTCTGGAGGCTCGCCGAGAATCTCGACGCTCGATCTCTCACTACAAATAGCCATCAGTACCCCTTATCACAATACGACTTCAATCGTCTGACCTGGTTGCTATCCCCAGTACATGCCTATCCAATTGGTTGCCAGCATCCTGAGATTTTCCCAATTCGGCCCTGGCCGGTAAGAAAATAGGGGCTCAGCCTTTCGATGCTCTGAGAAACATTGAAAACTTACTGTATGCTTGAGAACCATACATCAGGAGACTTGATTTTGCGCCCAGTTAATGAATGGATTGGGAGCGAACGTCATTGGAAGATTCGAGTCGGAGGTATATTTCTTACTTTGCCTTGTACTCTGGGCTTAAAGAGTGGTATCAGCCGTGATCCTTTTTGTTCCGAGCTTCGTCTTGTCTTGTCGATTGATAAGAAGGCAGTGTTACTTGCGGCCCGCCGCACCCTAAGCGCCGGCATTCAGAGGCCCAACCCTGCGTACTCAAATCGGGCAAAAAGTCCAAATAAAACTTAGAGAGGAGGTCGAGTATTAGTTGGTATCTCCATCTACTGCGGTATATATGACCGTGTCGCATGGTCCGTGACGTGGGGCAGTAATGAACATCCTGGGGAAGTCTGAGCACGCTTCGAAACTACCCTTGCGTGAACTTCAGCCGGTTGCATGCAAGCCACGCGACGGTGGCGATGCTGCATAGGGACTATAGTCAAACTCAATGGCCTGACAAACCTTCGCGGGAATACTGAAGGTGGGCAGCACGCGAGAAACCCGAGTGGTATGCACGCACGGGGCCGACTTTAGATAATCACTTGCTCACCATGTGGGATTGCAACCGCTTATACAATTTTGGTGCTAATTCACTGTCTATTTCACATCTGTTGCATCAATACAATCAATACCTGGCAGCGTTGTAAAGCATGCAGCGAGAAGAGCGGGTATCATATCGCGAAGTGTGTACATATTGATCAAGACCTAGGCATACGTTAGCGATAGTTCCTTGATATTTGCTTTGCACGCGGAGAACAAAAAAAGGACCAATCGACGCACATTTTATACTGAATATGGTCAGCAGCTGGTCGCTCCCCCTTACTCTCGTATTTGATGGCGATGTCCAAGTCTCGATTGTTCCTTTGGTTAGGTGCGCACGTTAGCGTACCGACTATTTCATCTCCGGCCTACAAACAAGGGTGAGTAGTCACTCAGTGCGGATCTTTCAGTTTTTGTACCTTGACGGGAATGACGTCTTTGGTATAGAACACTGTTTGCCTTAAAAGCAATTAATTAGTATCAGGAACAATTTCAATAGTGATAGACAAGGTTGTGCGGAGAGTTTACTCAAGTCCGAGGCGTTACTTACTTCCAATGGGTGTATTTGGCGTGTGGGCCAGTACTGAACTTGACAGGCTTGTGAGCAGCATCGAAGCAGATATCAAACCAAGCAAGGAAAGCATGAATATCTAGCATAAATACCGAGAGATCAGATGTTGCAAACCAATTCCATGATCAAGGACCTACAATCTACGCGCTCAGCTACTAACGTGAAGTCGGTGCTGAATGTCAGATCTTCCTTCTTCACGGTGCGAAGATCGATGTGCTAAATTCAAAGGGGGGGAGGGGACAATTAATAGGGATGCATCCACCATGGGCATAAGCCGCTGACCTTGATTGCGCACGGTTTGGTGACTACGGCCTTTAACTCGACGGTGTCTACTAATGGTTCCCGGAGTGCGATATCTTTGATACAGCTGTAATCAAAGCCGTAAACATTGTCCCAGACTagattatgacatgtcagatTTACGAAGGTGAGGCGACGTTTGGTTCTCACAGTTGATCTTTTCCTCTTTGTAGTCCTGATCTTCAATTGCTGCGAGATAGATCGTTGCAGTATCCGGGAACAACAAACCGTCCGGTGCCTGAATCAAACTAAGTGACCGGGGACTCTCTCTTCGATTTTGTTCGCACTAACCAAATACTTGTCCCGAGCCAGGAGAACCGTATCCAGCATACTCTCATAGAGCCTCGGAGGCCATTAGATGAGCAGAGATCACGTAAAACTATGCTCACAAAAAGTATCCCATCCATTCACTAACGATAATGTCAAATTGCTGGAAAGGAAGCTCAGCTTCTTCGAGTTTTCCCTTGACAAGGGTGATGGCTGAAATTTTCAATTTTCAATGAGTTTCATTAATTATAGAGGTGGAACGATGCAAAAGATGATGGGGTAAGGTTCGACGATTGAATGTGCCACTTACTATCTTTAAAACCATTTGCCTCGATAATCTTTTGTGCCTGGTCAATAATATTTGACATATCAATCTGTTACCGTGAATAACCACAAAGTAAATGACGGAGATACTATTAATCCATCGACAAATCCAATATTATTTAGACGATGGCTCACCCCGACCACGTGCTTTGCGCCTGCCTTAGCAGCGAACATGCTCAAAATACCAGTACCGCATCCGACGTCCAACACCGTCTTCCCCTTGAAGAGGTGAGAGTTGTTGTACATGGCATTCCGGTAAGAAGTCGTCCGCACGGTGTCTTTCAACATTTCCTCGTGGATACCTGGATGACCGGTTAATTATCAGTCATCTAATAAGCATATCTATATTGACTGACCGAAATGGGCATAGGAGTCCGCGTAGCTGGTTGGATTTGTCAATAACACGCTTGCGAAGGTCGATAGGAAGCAAGAAACATACTAGTCTTTAGAGGTCATGTTTTCAGTCTCAATGCGATCTTCTTGCATCGCGGAAGAGCCTGTTGCGTTATCTGACATAACTGTGTTTTGGATTTGGGTTCCGCAAAAAGACGGAAGGGAACCGAGTGAGATGAAGGTGGAGATGGGGTTGGCTTGCAAGCGCGTGATCGACCAGAAAAATAACTCGCATCCAAATGAAGGTAACCACGTGAACACGCGGCGGTGTCCAATGGCATTCGGAAAGTCGGCGTCGGCTACGTTATACGAGCCGGAAAAAGGACTTTGTCATCGTCGTCGATTGGAATCGGACCACGAGCGAACATATACGATGCGGAAATGCTGGGAATTCTCTTAGCGTTCATGAAAGCTAAACAAATAGCCGAAAACCAAGGATATCGTAAAATACGAATTTACTGCGATAATCAAGCCGCTGTCAGATCCATTGCCGACCTATCTCGACACCCGTGCCAGTTCACCTCCAGAGTTTTCGTCCCTGCCGCCAAGGCATTCGTAGAGGGACACCCCGAACGATCCATTCATATCACCTGGACGCCCGGGCACAGCGGAGTCGAAGGCAACGAAACAGCGGACCGGCTGGCGAACGAAGGAGCTAGAGCTACTCCGACCCCTATCTTCAACCGCACCATAACGTGGGCTAGAGAACAAGCCACACGGAAGACCGTACGATCTTGGAAGAAAGCGTGGCACGATCACACCGAGTCCAGAATCAACTCCAAATACTACATCCCCCGCCCTCCCGCACTAAAGTTACACCCGATCTTTAACACTAGCAAACTGGGCAGGGACCTCGAGTGCCGCCTCGTGCAGTACCTCACGGGGCATGGACATTACGGAGAATACCACGCCCAATTCCATCACGACGTCGATCCCAGGTGCGCTTGCGGGGAATCGGACGAGACCATATTTCATTTAACCACCTCCTGTCCCGCTACGGCGGGACACAGGGGGATACTTagtgagttttccaccaATATCAATGACCCcacactgtttggctcccttgCAGGTCTCGAAGCAGTCGCAAAATTCATCGCCAGGACGGGCAtaggacgaagacgaggaggcccgCAGGCAACCGCTCAAACCATGTAGTATATACGCCCATAAGGCCGCCCCATCACccccgcccttacggcctctaccccgagttaggccttaagccacctGTATGTCGCCACgcgaccttttcctttgatctctgaccgtgctacGTTCTCGTTTGGTTTGTTTCCTTTTGTTGCGTTTCTCTTTCTGCCTCCCTCTGTAGCTTTCACGGTTCGGTTTCtcttttgtgagcggtttgcctagttcgcatgtagctcccgtattgcttatatatggaaatgtattaaaaaaaaaaaaaaaaaaaaaaaaaaggtaaCCACGTGACGATTCAGGGATCAGACCTCCCAAATTTAGTCTCGAGCAATCAAAGTAAATGCTTGCACTCTTCAGCTTAATCCATATAGGTCTAGATAATTACAATCACAATATTCTGCAATGTATCTGTACGTGTACATGTGTGCTATGATTACGGAAAAGCTCAGATATGAAAGCAGTGGGGCTGAAAGAACTTGGTGGTCAGTGGATCTGAGTATAATGTCACTCGGTTCATCTGTTGCAGTGTCATATATACCGTTCAGCCGGATTCCGTTTGAGACAAACAACTCACCCTATATAAAATCAGTTACACCGAACCTATTTTATGTATGCTAATACGCTGGGCGAGGTCGAGGCTCATACTCATCATCCGCCCGCGGAGGTGGTTTGCGCCTGTAATAGCCCGTACGTTCGTCCATACTAATAGGATTTGGCTCCATGCCTGCTCCGCGGGGTGGATAGGTATCATCCGGTCTGGATCGTTTCATAGGTCTGATTCCTTCAACCTCTACTGGTCGACTGAAGCCACTACGAAAACCATCAGCGTATCGTGGAGCTCCTGGGCTGGGTTCCCTCCTATAACGCGATGCGTAGTCACCTGTCGGCTGAGTGAACTCATCTCGGAGAGGACGAGCCGCATGGCTATTAAACATTCGAGACTCTAGGCTATCACGCCATTGGGGATCCATGTTGAAGCGATCTTGAAGCTTGGGCTTAGAGTCTGCCGAGCGCTCCCAGTCCCTGGAAACCCAATCTACTCGTCTAGATGTAGTGTCATAAGGGTTATAGCGGGCGCTAGGAGGGTCAGGTAGGCCTTCTGGACGGTAGCCAGTGCTAGGATTCGCGGGTAGTGTGCTCGATCCGAACGGTGTTCGGTCTCGaattggaggtggagggCTTCCCCGCGATAGTTGTGTGTGTAATGCACGCGAAGGCGCACGACCAGACCGGCTGGTGTCGCTGCCCATGCTATACGAGCCAGTAGCTCTCATTCCCTCAGAAAAAATAGGAGATGACGGACGAAGGTCAAAGCTACGAGTTTCAGTTCGGGGCATAGTGTATGCATTGTAATTGTCCATATCGAATTCATCGTACGTCTGCTGAACGGTGCGAATTTTACTTCGGGGGAGGGTAGCGGAGCTGTAATTGTCAAGACCTTCCATTTCATCAAGGGTAGCCTGTCGAAGTGCACGAGCCTTACTTCGAGAAAAAGTAGCGGAGTTGTGATTGTCAAGATCTTCGAGTTCATCATGGGTCGTCCGTTGAGTAGTTCGGGTTTCAGTTCTGGGAAGAGTAGCAGAACTATGATTGCCAAGTCCTTCGAATTCATCTTGAGTGGTTCGTTGAACTGCTGCTCGCGGCATTGAAGTCTCGCGAGGTGGGGATCCACGAGGAGGTGATGAAACTATGGGACGAGGTCGGGCCGACCTGGGGTCATCATATGGAGTATATTGAGGACGATATTCTCGGGGTGGTATAGAGTCCTTGCGCGGTCGCTGAATCTTCCCTGAAGCTGGAGAAAGTGGTCTGAAAGAAGGTGCTGGTTGTCTTCCGCGAGGGCTAGTTTGGAAGTCGAGAGGTGGGGGTGCATCCATTAAAGGGGTTCGCTGTGAAATAATGTCGCCATTGCCTTGTGCATTGGAATCAGAGACGGATGTAGCATGGTACGCTCGCGACGATGGATCACGTCCACGGATTGGGGAGACGCTAGGCCCATTAACTTGGTGGTTTCCAACATTCGCCGATCTTGCTGGACTTTTCTGACCAACCTTATCATCTTGCTTATCATCTTGACGATGTCCAACGCGTCGAGTTCTCTCTTCAATAGATTCGATGGCTTTGCTTCGAACCTTTTGGCGCCGAATATAGTCGGCTTTGTTGCCGTACTTGGGGTCATATCCAGCAAGGTCTGCGTCAACGCCTTGTGTGCCCTCAACTGCAACTCCGTCATCGGATGTGAGCCCAGTTGACGCGGTCGAGTTGGATACAAAAGAAGCCATTGATGACGAGGACGGATCTAATGCTTGAGATTGGGATCCAGCTAATTGATGAGGCGGTGATTCACGCTTGACATGTACTTCAGGTTCGGCAGCCTGATCATTCGAATCGACCATAGTAGGTGTATCAGATAGCCTTCTCTGATGTGCCACCCCTAAAGTATCTGTGAGTACAATACACACAAGAACTATCATGTAACATACGGCTACCAGAGTCTGATATAATAGGACTACGGAGTACATATCGACCAAGGGTTTGGGTTGGAGGTTGTCTGTTCTCAGAGCCGGGATCCCCGTCAGGCGGGTTGGAGTCGCTGGAGCCATCAGGATTCGCCATGTTCACGTCCTCCGGATGGGTGCTAGTTGCATCGGACTGGGTAATTTTGTCGGTATTAGCTTGCGATTTACCACCGCCATCTTCATTGCCATAATCCAAGATGGTCGGACCAGAGGTTCCCAGATCATCAAGAGCCGGTGGCGCGTTCCTCCGTTTGTGCCCAGAAGACTGAGGAACAGTCGGTTCCAATACAATCGATTGGTTGAAGGGGGTCCCTACAGGGCGGGAGCCGGAATTCAAAACAAGATCTTGTAGGTTCGATAAATCAATATTGGCTTTGAAGTAAGGGTGTTGCCCCTCTAGAATGGCCAGTTTTAAGCGGCGAAGGATAGCGATGTCCTTTGACTCAGTGGGGTGGTTTCCAAACTTATCGTCGTGAAGGAGTCCAAGAGCGGAGCTAGTATACGGTAGAATATTCGGTGGTGATACCCGAACTGCGGTCGTTGATTGATCAGTGCCACTCCTAGGAATAGGACCGTTGGTCTCCGAATTCGTAGACGTCAATCTCATTTCTTGGTATTACGGTATAGCAATCCAACGTCAAGCTCGGGCGACGAATATCTGGTAACTAGGAATATGATAATCGGCCTCAGTCAACCTTGCAGACTCGAAGCTCACCAGATCAAAAGTTATTCGCCAGCCGGGGAGTCCACGATAACGAGAATTCTGCGATAGGACTATTCCGGCTACGAGGACTAAAAGAGCCCCCCTCCTTTTTAATGTAGCAGCTGCGGTGAAGACGAAACGCCTGCAGTGTTTGATTTCGCCGTTCGTCGCAATCAAATACAGCTGGGAACGTTGGAACAAGGTGATTGGCACGTGTACCTGAGGCAATGCCGAATCTAAATGGACAACTGGATGCACTTTCTATTTCGATTGGGTATATATTTGGGCGCCCCAAAAGTTAGCAAGATGACGAACCAAGTGGAATTAGGTGGGGTGGAATGTAAGTCGGAATGTGTTCAAATTCGTCAGTGGTAAGCACACTGTCTTTAGGGCAGGCGTGATTTACGCAAACCAATGcacgtgaccttggtggCTACAAGTGCCACACAGATATGGACATTTGGTAGCGAGACTAAAACTCAGGTCTCACAATCTCGTGGAGTATTAAATATCTTACCAAACTCCACTTCTTGGACTAGAGCAGTATGGTGAGTAAATGAGTTAGGAAAGTTGCTCAGTTTACGATTAATCTTTATCCAGCCTTGGTTTGCTAGTCTGCACACATGTATGGAGCACGAATGCGAGAGTCATTGTTGAGTCGGCCATTCGACTCTTTGAGAAGCAGTTAGCCCCAGAATTCATAGCTATATCAATGAAAATCTATTATAGCTAAATGGCAGTAGACGGCTGGGGCCACACAAGCATGATGTTACATACGCTGGTTTCTATCAAAACGGAAAGCATAGATATTGAGACAACCAACCCATAGGAGCCTCTCCAAGTTAAAATTAGAGTGGCAAGCGCTTCTTTCGAGCAGAGACATTCACTAATCGATCCCTGTATCCTTCGAACTCCGCATGTTATTCAATTCCAAATCGTTCACTTGAATCAACGAAGCGGGTAGGGGAGCGGATTTTGGTGAAATTTCCCATTTCAGCCCAGGCTTGAGCCCTCGAAATACCCTTGGATTAGCTTAATAGCATATCACAATATTGAAATCTCACCAGTGTCTGTAAGTTTAGGTGCTCCATGTCTACCTGGTGTGACTGTGCTTCGGTTCTTATTGATCGTTGAGCTGGAGTCAATGTTGTCCTCCAGTGCGGAACGTAGGGCCTTTGCAGCTATAAATGTTATTAAGAGGGTCTTCATTTTTAGCGATCTAATTTCAGCTGCAAGTCTGATTTAAGAACATACTTGAAGAGGCTATCTCGTTAGTCAGTTGTTGACCCAGTGCTGATTTTTGAATGATAAGCGAAGTCTTCGGATCAAACACAGATATTTATCTTACAGTCACCAGAAATAATTCCTGTATTCATCATGACTGGTTTGCCGTGGTCAGAGGGTTCAAAAGTTGGTCGCTTTCCCGAAAAAACCGTCCATTCAATGCTAAGCATTATTGGTTCTCTCGCTGCCTTGCTGCACATCACTCACCGGCATCTCCCCTTGTGACATAGCCTTATTACGCCCTTGAGTACTTCGTTGCTAGGTAAGTACAAGATAAGTTAGCTTTTTAGTGGATTTAACTCGAAGGCTGAATAGCTTTACTTCGACATCTAACTTCACATCTACTATCAACTTGAGGATCAGGTTCACTTGGCCATTAAATTGCCACCAGCGGACGGTGTACGTTGCCAGTTGATAGTACGCAATCCCTTTAAGCTCGCTGAGCATAGATTGCAGTTCCATCAGATCGAATGAAATCCTATAGAGAGCCCAGTTAAGCCAATTACTACTGTGCCGTCGTTGAAATTATGTATgctcaccgtagtatagagTTATCTAATCGCTCCTTGTCTTTATCGGACAGATATTGATTAATCAAAATATCCCCTCGCAGATCTTTGAGTTGTGTATACTGAGTATAAGCGCTATCGTAAGTTTTCTGAGCGCCTCCTTTCCCGCCACGATCCACTGCTTCGGATATCACAGTCCCGCCCATGCTAGTAGTGGCAATGGCGAGGCCAGCGATCTCGAATCCGGTGGGCATTCTGGTTAACTATCGTATGGAAGATGTGAAAGACAGGTGAGTATTGCTGCAGGACAGAGAGAGGGGAGGGGGCTTTATAGATGTAGCGCACACCTTCATACACAGAATACAGATATGCCCGTAGGTatgttttgtttgttttctGTATTCTGCAATGATAAGCGATTGATTGTGGACATTTAACTTTGTTCGACAAAGGTGATAGCTACGTTATTCTCTACCAGTTTAAATTTTAGATCTTCATCATTGTTGTACTCGATATATCAAAGCACAACATTTTATACAACCCAGCTATCCCCAACATATAACCAGTGGACGTGCATAACAAAGGACTGATAAAATTAACCTAATATGGAAGACAAAACGTGTTTGGACTTCTTCACAAGCTTTGGGCAcgtgattttttttttaccgAAGACAAGTTGAAGTTGTACACGTCAGAATATATATATCCGTTTCCTGGTTAAGTACATCATCTTGGATTACCACCTTCCCATCCTACATACTCTCTTGCCTTGCAGTGAGGATCGACGACAAATTAGCGCTGCTAATTTTGTGCCCTCTGGAACTTTAGAAACGCGCTAAAATGCTATTTGAGATTGAGTATGTCAGTGACGAACAGGCCGCCAACTATGCTGAGGCTGCAAGAACTGGTATCAATGATCGTTGGGGATTGACTTCCAACGAAAAATTATGGGTGAAGCATCAACCCTACCTGCTAGACAAGGGGTATCAACTTAGACCCCGCTACCGTCCTGGGTGGGTGAGATCTTGGGAGGGGACCAAACGTAATCCAAGGATTCACGAGGATTCGCTAACAATCGAAGTATGTGACTACCATGCACTTTTCTCTCGTTTTATTGAACACAGAGTTAGTCTTTCAAGATCATGGATGCCGTGCGTCTGTCAGATGGAAAACGAGTCATTATTAAAGCATTTGACACACAAATCACCCCGAGCGAACTTCATATACTCCACTACCTCTCTACAGAGATTATACAATCTAATCCGCGTAATCACTGTGCATGTGCACTTGATTCCTTCCCTGTTCCAGACGAAGATGGATGGGTTTTTGTGGTCATGGATACATACCACTCATTATCGATCACTCCGTTTGAGACTGTTGGAGAAGTTGTAGAAATGATTCGACAGCTACTTGAGGTTAGTGCAGTCTTTTTAAATGGAAAACAACCCCAATTAACAACCTCTATCCTAGGGCTTGGTTTTCATGCATGGTCTAAATCTTGCACACAGGTACGTTATAGAACAATAGACTTTACATACTTTGCTCTAACTAACCATTTGTCTGAAGGGACTGTGCCTCAACCAACATAATGATGAAAGCTGATACTTTGTTCAAGAGCACCCCTCACCCTCATCCCAGCTATTCTTTTCTGACTGAAGATAGGCGCAACTATGTTGGTTTTCACTCAAGGCGCAAACACCTTGTAAAATATTATTTTATTGACTTCGGTTTAGCTACACTATTCCCTAGCTATGCAGAGAGAACTTTGGTTGTAGGTGCAGAGGGCCGTGAAAGAGACATACCCGAGCTCTCAACACCCAACGTACCATATGATCCATTCAAGGTAGACGTTTGTATCATTGGTAGATTTTTTTCCCGGGACTTTTACGAAAAAGTGGGTCGATATCGTTTTTCTAAATATTTTTATTAACTCGATTGTAGTATGGCCGTAGCCTTTACTTCCTGGGACCGCTGATCAAACGTCTCATAGAGACTGACCCTACTCGACGGCCAACTGCCAATGAAGCGTTTACTGATTTTGAACTGATCCGCGAAACGCTCGAGCCAAGGATACTCACACGAGCCCTCGACCCCAATTTTTTCCAAAGCGCGATGTATTCCCTATCTGACGGCTTCCATTGGACCTTCAGCTGGTTTTCAAAAACTATTTTGCGCCGTCAGCCGGAAAGGATAGCTTTACCATGAATATTTACCATCATATTTTGAACGGATGGTGTACACGCATATGGAAATTGCCGAATATACCTCGAATCTGAGATTTGGAATTCTGTCATTTCACCACTTTATCACAAGAAAGATATATTATATTAAGATTCCATACGACTTTTAGTTAGGGAAACTATTACTTCCAGAAGCTACTACACTCAAATCGTATCTCTACCGATGACCGATCATGAGCAGTTTACACATTAACCATCTTGGGCCAAGTCAGGAAGGAAACTATCGGACAGAGATACTCATGGTATTTTTTCCACTAGTCACGTTCACCCGGTAGGAGTTCCCATCTACTCCTGCCCATGTAATACCCTCCGGTAAAGTGGTGTTTCCACTCGGCCCTATGGATACTCCGTTGATATTCACTGTTTTGTTCGCAGCTCTTGGGACCACAATAGTCCCGTCCGTCCCAGGTGGCGCACTAATTTGCATCTTGAACCCAGACTCCGTACTCTCCCATGATGCAACGATCGTTCCCCATGGTGTCGGTACACGTCCATTCGCATACGTCAGGCCAACCGTGCGAGGTGCAAAAGACCATGTCGAGTAGCCAGGTGCTGCAGGAGATACACCCAGCACGTAGCGAGATAGCTGCCAGGTAGGAGCACTACCCCATCCATGAGCCTGAGATGAGGATTGTGAATTGTATGGCTCTCCGCTGGTTCCGTCTGATCATGGAAGTAATAGTGAGTACACACTTGGCAGGTAAGGGTAGTTAGATCACACATACTTATAAACTCCCATGTCATCCCTGTGTACCATGGGTTGTTCACGTCTGTCTGGTTCTTCCATACCGTCCGCATCAGCCTTATTGCTTCATCGTCCATCCCGGCTTCGAACGCTGCCCATGTATGAAATCCAGATGCGTATGGTGACACGATCGGAAGGAACCGGCTTGTGTTTGAGAACGAAAGAGGTCCGAATGGTGTGTCAAGCGTTCGCATGGCTTCAATCACTGCGCTCGCTGAGCTCGGTGCACCTGGCGCGCTCGCGATGCCGGATAATATTGCGTACTGTGTCGCCTCAGGTGAGTATGGGCTCTGGCATGCAAGCGATACTGACTGACCGAGTTGCCATCCTGACTTATTCCGACGGTATCATTTCCATCTACcaggatgtatgcgcctgTTCTTTTGCTAAACAGCCGATCGTTGACCGCCTTTTCGATCTTGTCGGCAACCTCACGGTATTCCGAAGCGACGGAGTCACCGATATCATCACTAATGAGAGCAGCATTACGCAGGGCCCACACGACAATCGAGTTCGCGCTGATATGAGTACCCGGAGTGGTACCATCATAATAGTTGAAGTTCAAGGAAGTGTAACCTTCCACAGTAACGAGCCCAGTCGCACGATCAAGAAAGGAAAGGCCGTATTCAATGTCGCGCTTGATTGCGGGCCACCACTTCTTGAGAAATTGTACATCGCCGGTGTATTGATACCAT
The window above is part of the Rhizoctonia solani chromosome 7, complete sequence genome. Proteins encoded here:
- a CDS encoding methyltransferase domain protein, with the translated sequence MSDNATGSSAMQEDRIETENMTSKDYYADSYAHFGIHEEMLKDTVRTTSYRNAMYNNSHLFKGKTVLDVGCGTGILSMFAAKAGAKHVVGIDMSNIIDQAQKIIEANGFKDTITLVKGKLEEAELPFQQFDIIVSEWMGYFLLYESMLDTVLLARDKYLAPDGLLFPDTATIYLAAIEDQDYKEEKINFWDNVYGFDYSCIKDIALREPLVDTVELKAVVTKPCAIKHIDLRTVKKEDLTFSTDFTLVAERVDYIHAFLAWFDICFDAAHKPVKFSTGPHAKYTHWKQTVFYTKDVIPVKAGDEIVGTLTCAPNQRNNRDLDIAIKYESKGERPAADHIQYKMAELGKSQDAGNQLDRHVLGIATSERSSVEILGEPPDSASHIRMYHRQMGGVGTKAAMAPSERMGGTMPNDRRRLNEECFRSQQNVRYLMHETTAQADACRQLSCNDDGTRGMITALPRLPSLGTVSSSLTTATISSTYFRPVPAASRLNEMTSSQPPGTSLFAFPLSLTTGEGLLTNSSTVVQRGFSAGTVIALSTVLPAIILLLLIIIIHLLRARNRSRPRSSPKDYENDFPLADIRRQETSFDILEHRAVSPFHLSMHDLVFGRNTNSTKPETASVRSHVSSDSGHRAPNIHIHPPAAPPIAVTSIPRPSSLSMPVLAVRYPSRIASSSLAPKDRASIYVDGTSINSAAASTVVFAHGPFTEGGTSGGRPSFDGSVRPLSIDTRRNSRDDFASSRRTSQGEPPIAAGIPSGRIGAAETLIGDRHIASSPHGLKLLGIGPPARAHARSSSQPAPTYGLPSLQLSPRTRTRQSPGESYVSSPLGSPVQGPPTRPWPQRIYSHRVSASLPTPAQASPLFPPPPPAPPPKDYDRPSLSIIVPSRLGAPIRPVAELSALQSPSTPFQQTPRANTPRTAVPRTPASVLSIQDILGPNRPRGMNDRPEPSAETRERVLRLLGRLPEEPSSNGAGSREGGERRSREVRRTQSEGRLSGQRRDATE
- a CDS encoding RNase H domain-containing protein; this translates as MLGILLAFMKAKQIAENQGYRKIRIYCDNQAAVRSIADLSRHPCQFTSRVFVPAAKAFVEGHPERSIHITWTPGHSGVEGNETADRLANEGARATPTPIFNRTITWAREQATRKTVRSWKKAWHDHTESRINSKYYIPRPPALKLHPIFNTSKLGRDLECRLVQYLTGHGHYGEYHAQFHHDVDPRCACGESDETIFHLTTSCPATAGHRGILSEFSTNINDPTLFGSLAGLEAVAKFIARTGIGRRRGGPQATAQTM
- a CDS encoding kinase domain protein, whose product is MLFEIEYVSDEQAANYAEAARTGINDRWGLTSNEKLWVKHQPYLLDKGYQLRPRYRPGWVRSWEGTKRNPRIHEDSLTIESFKIMDAVRLSDGKRVIIKAFDTQITPSELHILHYLSTEIIQSNPRNHCACALDSFPVPDEDGWVFVVMDTYHSLSITPFETVGEVVEMIRQLLEGLVFMHGLNLAHRDCASTNIMMKADTLFKSTPHPHPSYSFLTEDRRNYVATLFPSYAERTLVVGAEGRERDIPELSTPNVPYDPFKVDVCIIGRFFSRDFYEKYGRSLYFLGPLIKRLIETDPTRRPTANEAFTDFELIRETLEPRILTRALDPNFFQSAMYSLSDGFHWTFSWFSKTILRRQPERIALP